In the Bdellovibrionales bacterium CG10_big_fil_rev_8_21_14_0_10_45_34 genome, GTACCGTGTCTCGCCGTCGATCGCTTTGGTCATCGACTCGGCACGGGCAAGGGTTTTTACGACAAATATTTAGAGGGTAATCAGAAATTGAAGATTGGGATCTGTTACGACTGCCAGGTGGTCAGCGAAGAAATTCCTGCCTGTGACTGGGACGTCGCAATGGATTGGATTGTGACGGAGTCACAGTCTATTGAATGTAGAAAGGACTAAAAAATGTTAACGACAATTGGTGTACTTATTTTAGGTGTTTTGGCAGGAGGGGGGCTCGTATTGTTGGCCCTTCAAATAAAGAAAAAGCGCAAGAGAGATTTCGCCATCTCCGAAGCGGATAAGATATTGAATCGCGCCAAGCAAGAGGCCCGTCGCCTAGAGCAACGAGCAAAAGAGACAGAAGGCAAAGTAAGAAAGAACGCTGAAGTCGACATTAAAAAGCAAAAGAGTCAGCTTCAAAAAGCAGAAAGCGATTACAAGCGCCTTGAGAGCGAACTTCAGCGAAAGATCAAAGACAAAGAAGACGAGATCATCGCAAGAAGAAGGAAGTTTGAAGACGATGAGAATCGCTTAAAAATTGCAGAAAAGCGTGCACAAGAAAACTTGCAGAAATACGATTCTGAACTCGAAGAACTTAAGAAGAAATTAGAAGTCGCCGCGCAAATGACATCGGAGCAAGCAAAACAAGAGCTAGTTCAGGCTATTAGAAAAGACGCCGAGCTCGACGCAGCAAAAGCGATCATGCAAATTGAAAGCGAGACCAAAGCTGAGGCCGAAAAAAAGGCTAAGCGAATTATCAGCTTGGCTGTGTCTAGGTATGCTGGAGAGTATGCGGCAGAGCGTGTTGTGAGTGTTGTGGCGCTTCCCTCTGAAGAAATGAAGGGGCGAATTATAGGCCGAGAAGGCAGAAACATTCGTGCATTAGAGGCAGCTTGCGGAGTGGACCTGATTGTAGATGACACACCGGAGGCGGTTGTGATTTCAGGGTTTGATCCGGTTCGACGAGAGGTCGCAAGACGGGCTTTGGAGCGTCTTATGGAGGATGGCCGGGTTCATCCAGCGCGCATTGAAGAAGTTATAGCAAAGGTCAAAGAGGAACTTTTTCAGTCAATTAAAGAAGATGGTGAAAAGGCCTGCTTCGAACTTGGTATAACAGGAGTGAATCCAGAAATCATCAAACTCATTGGAAGTTTAAAATATCGAACCTCATTTACTCAAAACAACTACACACACTCCATAGAAGTGGGTTTCTTAGCTGGTTTAATGGCGGCAGAACTTGATGGAGACATTAAAGCGGCTCGGCGGGCAGGATTACTTCATGATATCGGTAAAGCACTCGATCATAGCGTAGAGGGTTCGCACGCTGTTATTGGTGCGGAGTTTGCAAAAAAACACGGTGAACGAGAGGCTATTTGTCATGCCGTTAGAGCTCACCATGAGGATGAAAAGCCTCAAACATTATTGGCTCATCTAGCGCAGGCTGCAGATGCTCTGAGCGGAGCAAGACCAGGGGCGCGACGATCTATGATGGAGTCTTATGTTAGGCGCCTTGAAGATTTAGAGTCGATTGCAAATAGCTTTGACGGTGTTATCCGCACATTTGCTGTACAGGCCGGCAGAGAAATTCGAGTCATTGTTGAGGGGAGCAAAGTAACTGACGAGCAATCTATTTTACTCAGTAAAGACATAGCTCGAAAGATAGAACGTGAAATGAGTTATCCTGGGCAAATTAAAGTAACCGTCATTCGAGAAGTGCGATCTGTCGAGCACGCAAGGTAGTTTTTGAAAAGAGCGTGAGGGTTTGACATGAAGATTGCGGTGAAGCCTGCAGATCAATTAAAGGAGCTTAAAAAAGGAGTCGTCGATCTCATCAGTGAAGACGACTTGTTTAAGAAGCTATGTGACTCTTACGAAAAACAAATTCCATTAAAGATCAAAGCAGGCTTTGATCCTACGCGGCCCGATCTTCACCTCGGGCACGTCGTCTTAATCAACAAGATGAGGCAATTTCAAAGATTTGGCCATGAAGTTGTTTTTCTCATTGGCGACTTTACGGGCCTTATTGGCGATCCTACAGGTAAAAGCGAAACTCGGCCTCCATTAACGAGAGATGAAGTCAATGAGAATGCAAAAACGTATGCCCGGCAAGTATTTAAGGTCTTAGAGAAAGACAAGACTGTAGTTGATTACAATTCTCGCTGGATGGACGAGTTTAAGCCTCAGGATTTTATTCGTTTAGCTGCCCATTACACCGTGGCTCGCATGTTAG is a window encoding:
- the rny gene encoding ribonuclease Y, whose protein sequence is MLTTIGVLILGVLAGGGLVLLALQIKKKRKRDFAISEADKILNRAKQEARRLEQRAKETEGKVRKNAEVDIKKQKSQLQKAESDYKRLESELQRKIKDKEDEIIARRRKFEDDENRLKIAEKRAQENLQKYDSELEELKKKLEVAAQMTSEQAKQELVQAIRKDAELDAAKAIMQIESETKAEAEKKAKRIISLAVSRYAGEYAAERVVSVVALPSEEMKGRIIGREGRNIRALEAACGVDLIVDDTPEAVVISGFDPVRREVARRALERLMEDGRVHPARIEEVIAKVKEELFQSIKEDGEKACFELGITGVNPEIIKLIGSLKYRTSFTQNNYTHSIEVGFLAGLMAAELDGDIKAARRAGLLHDIGKALDHSVEGSHAVIGAEFAKKHGEREAICHAVRAHHEDEKPQTLLAHLAQAADALSGARPGARRSMMESYVRRLEDLESIANSFDGVIRTFAVQAGREIRVIVEGSKVTDEQSILLSKDIARKIEREMSYPGQIKVTVIREVRSVEHAR